In one window of candidate division WOR-3 bacterium DNA:
- a CDS encoding DUF6504 family protein, translating to MSEKFISELIEPVRGTFDTKAMSRGEPGLPSRFLWRKSEYIIAEVVHKWKETSPCRSGSKEKYVRKHWYEIRTTSDLNMKIYFERRSMPKGQAKKRWWLYSVLGQ from the coding sequence ATGAGTGAGAAATTTATCAGTGAATTAATTGAACCAGTCAGAGGAACGTTCGATACAAAAGCCATGTCCCGTGGCGAGCCGGGATTGCCTTCAAGATTTTTATGGCGTAAATCAGAGTACATAATCGCCGAAGTCGTCCACAAATGGAAGGAAACATCTCCATGCAGGAGCGGGAGCAAAGAGAAATATGTCCGCAAACACTGGTACGAAATAAGAACCACCAGTGATTTGAACATGAAGATATATTTCGAACGTAGATCAATGCCGAAAGGACAGGCGAAAAAGAGGTGGTGGCTCTATTCGGTATTGGGTCAATAG
- a CDS encoding M1 family aminopeptidase yields MRMNPGILLVTILFFFTFTMLAGESVELTTAEIEVQYNRMRDLSIDESNVIEVNGCLINKDVAEFELKSGHIYFFAPVFDNVVAAYFEGSGNFRLSTDDPIEKQQVLRFTGKEHVDLEFEEALFFFTDDTYEKIRSLQKVTSMSIPDSIQNIIHLFRQKIRGRFPWNFDARVIAEFLNARERHFFGAFLEGMDGDEFLYLIDPMDEEEVTLFRYEKIKFSKRAQVETWYSSRPIIPFPRARPTFDVEQLQMDVEIEGNQRLVVDAKMRFTCLLDQARIMPVYLDEALRVETAILGNHDTCLVIQEEEKEDAQLWIVFPFDLQKGERYDLTLAYGGEGLINDIGGDNFSIGGRIAWFPSVYTNIFDPRHFLITFAVPQKRTLLSTGKLVRTWTEGNLVYSMWDSEIEYMLAGFNYGKFSAVTQQSSLCDITCYTNEKSSDALLIVRRTLEENRDLQAELMLMPQELTTDGIGKNAAIESRNAYEVFHHFFGEIPIRSINISQQPQVSFAASWPALIFLPFTAFFDESVRQRLFEPVIGLRWYGEWESYHEGVASHEMAHQWWAHSVMTASYHDTWLNEGFATYSEALHLLMTKGTDAFKKYMRILRRQVYSDIGGGKSLSELGPVWLGIRLSSFDAPQGYYLTYVKGAYILHMLRMMLFDYDKKNDERFIKMMKDYVRTYTGKVVTTLDFKNIVEKHFDRNMDWFFDQWVYGSDIPVYEFKYEVEETDGEYYVTIYVQQSGVSPSFEMLVPFLVNFEKEHAVVKVIAKGTDVVAKKFHLPRKPVSIEANPLNAVLCVIVE; encoded by the coding sequence ATGAGAATGAATCCCGGGATCTTATTAGTGACTATCCTCTTCTTCTTTACTTTTACCATGCTGGCGGGTGAGTCTGTTGAATTGACGACGGCGGAGATAGAAGTTCAATATAACCGTATGAGAGACCTATCTATTGATGAGTCTAATGTGATAGAAGTCAACGGTTGCTTGATCAACAAGGATGTTGCAGAGTTTGAGTTGAAATCCGGCCATATCTATTTTTTCGCCCCGGTTTTTGATAATGTTGTTGCGGCCTATTTCGAAGGTTCGGGTAATTTTCGCCTGTCTACTGATGACCCGATCGAAAAGCAGCAAGTCTTGCGTTTTACAGGTAAGGAGCATGTTGACCTGGAATTCGAAGAAGCGCTTTTCTTCTTTACCGATGACACCTACGAAAAAATTCGAAGCCTCCAGAAAGTTACGAGTATGAGTATCCCTGATTCGATTCAGAATATTATACACCTGTTCCGGCAAAAAATTCGTGGGCGGTTTCCATGGAATTTTGATGCACGTGTTATCGCCGAGTTTCTCAATGCACGAGAACGGCATTTTTTCGGCGCCTTCCTTGAAGGTATGGACGGTGACGAGTTCTTATATCTCATTGACCCGATGGATGAGGAGGAAGTGACGCTTTTCCGGTATGAAAAGATCAAATTTTCAAAGCGTGCTCAGGTTGAAACATGGTACAGCTCCAGACCCATAATACCGTTTCCACGGGCGAGGCCTACATTTGATGTTGAACAGCTCCAAATGGATGTCGAAATAGAAGGAAATCAAAGGCTCGTGGTAGATGCAAAAATGCGCTTCACATGTTTGCTTGATCAAGCCCGAATCATGCCAGTATACCTGGATGAAGCGCTGCGTGTCGAAACTGCGATCCTCGGGAATCATGATACATGTCTGGTCATCCAGGAAGAGGAAAAGGAGGATGCTCAGCTGTGGATTGTATTTCCTTTTGACCTGCAAAAAGGTGAACGATACGATCTGACCCTGGCGTATGGCGGCGAAGGATTGATCAATGATATTGGCGGTGATAATTTCAGTATTGGCGGACGCATTGCATGGTTTCCCAGTGTCTATACGAATATCTTCGACCCCAGGCATTTCCTGATCACATTCGCCGTTCCTCAAAAAAGGACATTACTCAGCACCGGCAAACTAGTGCGAACGTGGACAGAAGGGAACCTCGTTTATTCAATGTGGGATAGTGAGATCGAATACATGTTAGCCGGGTTCAATTATGGAAAATTTTCGGCGGTAACCCAGCAAAGCTCGCTTTGTGATATTACCTGCTATACCAACGAGAAATCGTCCGATGCATTACTCATTGTCCGAAGAACCCTCGAAGAGAATCGTGATCTACAGGCAGAGTTGATGTTGATGCCTCAAGAGTTGACCACAGATGGGATTGGTAAGAATGCGGCCATTGAGAGCCGTAACGCCTACGAGGTTTTCCATCATTTTTTCGGCGAAATCCCCATTCGTTCTATAAATATATCCCAGCAGCCGCAAGTTTCTTTTGCCGCCAGTTGGCCTGCATTGATCTTTTTGCCGTTCACCGCATTCTTTGATGAATCGGTAAGGCAGCGGTTGTTTGAGCCGGTTATCGGGCTACGTTGGTACGGGGAATGGGAATCGTACCACGAAGGCGTTGCTTCGCACGAAATGGCGCACCAATGGTGGGCGCATTCCGTAATGACCGCCTCATATCATGATACCTGGCTTAACGAGGGTTTTGCCACCTATTCAGAAGCATTACACCTGCTTATGACGAAGGGTACGGATGCCTTCAAGAAATACATGAGGATTTTGCGGCGTCAGGTATACTCTGACATTGGTGGGGGCAAGAGTCTTTCTGAACTCGGTCCAGTGTGGTTGGGTATTCGGTTGAGTTCATTCGATGCCCCGCAAGGATATTATCTCACATATGTTAAAGGTGCGTACATTTTGCACATGCTGAGGATGATGCTCTTTGACTATGATAAGAAAAATGATGAACGATTCATCAAAATGATGAAAGACTACGTTCGTACCTATACAGGCAAGGTTGTCACGACTCTGGATTTCAAGAATATTGTTGAAAAACACTTTGATAGAAACATGGATTGGTTCTTTGATCAATGGGTATATGGCAGCGATATTCCTGTTTACGAATTCAAATACGAAGTTGAGGAAACTGATGGCGAATACTATGTAACGATCTACGTTCAGCAGAGTGGGGTTTCACCATCCTTCGAAATGCTGGTGCCGTTTCTCGTTAACTTCGAAAAGGAACATGCTGTAGTGAAGGTCATTGCCAAAGGTACAGATGTGGTTGCCAAGAAATTCCACTTGCCGCGAAAACCTGTGTCTATCGAGGCGAATCCGCTTAATGCTGTGTTGTGCGTAATCGTTGAATAG
- a CDS encoding O-methyltransferase has protein sequence MFHKIPDQVKTRMGYLEDLDRQHRSEGAPSNIRLRQVPRETGKFLAIMASLAPAGTYLEIGTSGGYSALWLALACRELGRKLITFEILPQKVDIARETFRAAEVEDVVELIPGDAREYLDNCSDISFCFLDAEKEMYRECYEKIIPNMVEHGILIADNVISHKDVLKDMVEHALSDRRVDTVVVPIGSGLLLCVKRRQ, from the coding sequence ATGTTTCATAAAATACCAGATCAGGTCAAGACAAGGATGGGCTATCTCGAGGATTTGGATAGACAGCACAGGAGTGAAGGCGCACCTTCCAATATCCGGCTCAGGCAGGTGCCGAGGGAGACCGGTAAGTTCCTTGCGATCATGGCATCGCTGGCGCCTGCGGGAACCTATCTCGAGATCGGCACAAGCGGCGGTTATTCGGCTTTGTGGCTGGCTCTTGCGTGCAGGGAACTTGGAAGAAAGTTGATCACCTTCGAGATATTGCCGCAAAAGGTAGACATTGCGCGCGAGACGTTTCGCGCTGCCGAAGTTGAGGATGTGGTAGAACTCATCCCGGGCGATGCTCGTGAGTATCTGGATAATTGCAGCGATATTTCTTTCTGTTTTCTTGATGCTGAAAAGGAAATGTATAGAGAATGTTATGAGAAAATAATCCCGAATATGGTTGAGCATGGAATCCTCATTGCCGATAATGTGATCAGTCACAAGGATGTGCTGAAGGATATGGTCGAACACGCTTTGAGCGATCGACGCGTTGATACGGTGGTCGTTCCAATCGGCAGCGGGCTTCTTTTATGCGTGAAGAGACGACAATGA
- a CDS encoding SRPBCC domain-containing protein: MQSVVYLSARLKCDVNKAFEMFTENDNLQSWLTNIADVEPRVGGRYELFWDPNNRENNSTIGCKVTLFEENKLIAFEWKGPPQFKDFMNTAVPLTHVVVFFIPCGYAVAGVCTEVHLIHAGWGDSPEWQKAKSYFDTAWSIAFKNLEGLFANNK, from the coding sequence ATGCAAAGTGTTGTATACTTATCGGCAAGATTGAAGTGTGATGTCAACAAGGCTTTTGAGATGTTCACGGAAAACGACAATCTCCAGTCCTGGCTGACAAATATTGCAGATGTCGAACCAAGAGTGGGTGGCAGGTACGAATTGTTCTGGGATCCTAATAATAGAGAGAATAACAGCACAATTGGGTGCAAGGTAACGCTTTTTGAAGAGAACAAGTTGATTGCCTTCGAGTGGAAGGGACCGCCGCAATTCAAAGATTTCATGAATACCGCGGTTCCACTGACACATGTGGTGGTTTTCTTCATACCCTGTGGTTATGCCGTTGCTGGTGTTTGTACGGAAGTGCACCTTATACATGCAGGTTGGGGAGATTCGCCTGAGTGGCAGAAGGCCAAATCATACTTTGACACAGCATGGTCAATTGCTTTCAAAAATCTCGAAGGATTATTCGCAAATAACAAATAA
- a CDS encoding thioesterase family protein yields the protein MTRTKLNLPDRFDFSTEMPVRIENINYGGHLGNDSLLSLIHEARLRFLKANGFTEADIGGVGIIMVDTVVIYKSESFHGDVLRFEVAVGNIGNTGCDFFFRITNSATKRDVAHAKTGVVFFDYHTRKVAPAPRKFAEQFREKP from the coding sequence GTGACAAGGACGAAACTGAATTTGCCTGATAGGTTCGATTTCTCTACTGAGATGCCTGTGCGTATCGAAAATATAAATTACGGGGGGCATTTGGGGAATGACTCGTTGCTGTCGCTCATTCACGAGGCACGGTTAAGATTTCTGAAGGCAAATGGATTTACCGAGGCGGATATTGGCGGTGTGGGCATTATCATGGTAGACACGGTCGTCATCTACAAATCGGAGAGTTTCCATGGAGACGTTCTCAGATTCGAAGTTGCTGTCGGCAATATAGGCAATACAGGCTGCGATTTTTTCTTTAGGATAACGAACAGTGCAACTAAAAGGGATGTTGCTCATGCTAAGACCGGTGTTGTATTTTTTGACTACCACACTAGAAAGGTTGCACCTGCACCACGTAAATTCGCAGAACAATTTAGGGAGAAACCGTAG
- a CDS encoding T9SS type A sorting domain-containing protein encodes MPDICYGLGNYVVVWTDFRDGVDRMVRAARVTPQWVVLDTGYVVWSNSIYQITPVIAFDGARYLTVWQNLAEPFGIHCRFIGADGSPQNPGITISSAPSATNPRICYDGVNYLVVWQEYTTTNNIMGQFVSPGGSLIGEAFVITSGPENHVSPALCHDGNRFLVIWSETQIWAQFLSGTGSLIGAAFPISSAVYEQVAPDVYFGSSKFLAIWSEFRTDYDIYGNLDAQVGVDNSNYHVPAGQKIYPDRTVFVDRVNVIGGRGKKISIFDILGKKVAETRNGMWEASFFSSGVYFLAVDGQVMRVVKVK; translated from the coding sequence TTGCCAGATATTTGCTATGGTCTTGGTAACTATGTCGTGGTTTGGACTGATTTCCGGGATGGAGTTGACAGAATGGTCAGGGCAGCGCGTGTTACACCTCAGTGGGTGGTGCTGGATACAGGTTATGTAGTATGGTCGAATTCGATCTATCAAATCACACCGGTGATAGCTTTCGATGGTGCAAGATATCTCACCGTTTGGCAAAATCTTGCCGAGCCGTTTGGTATTCATTGCCGTTTCATTGGTGCGGACGGATCGCCCCAAAACCCGGGTATCACGATTTCATCTGCGCCGAGTGCGACCAACCCCAGGATCTGTTACGACGGTGTGAATTACCTGGTAGTGTGGCAAGAGTACACAACGACAAATAACATTATGGGTCAGTTCGTATCACCCGGCGGTTCGCTGATAGGGGAAGCCTTCGTTATCACTTCTGGTCCTGAGAATCACGTATCGCCCGCTCTGTGCCATGACGGCAATCGATTTCTTGTCATCTGGTCCGAGACACAGATATGGGCACAGTTTTTATCCGGCACGGGTAGTTTGATCGGCGCGGCGTTCCCGATCTCAAGCGCGGTTTACGAGCAAGTTGCTCCTGATGTTTATTTCGGGAGTAGCAAATTCCTGGCGATCTGGAGCGAATTCCGTACTGATTATGACATCTATGGCAATTTAGATGCACAGGTCGGCGTAGATAATTCGAATTACCATGTTCCTGCCGGTCAAAAAATCTATCCTGACAGAACGGTCTTTGTTGACAGAGTTAATGTCATTGGTGGCCGTGGCAAGAAGATATCTATTTTCGACATCCTTGGTAAGAAAGTTGCGGAGACCAGGAATGGTATGTGGGAAGCGAGTTTTTTTTCTTCAGGTGTTTATTTCTTGGCAGTAGATGGACAGGTAATGAGAGTAGTAAAGGTGAAGTGA